The Pempheris klunzingeri isolate RE-2024b chromosome 16, fPemKlu1.hap1, whole genome shotgun sequence genome includes the window TCACAGAAGGTGGTCCTAATCAAATGGTATAGAGCCATGTAGTACTTATCATCAGAGGAAAGCAGGAAAGTATactttgcctttgtttttcGTTATTCAACAGCAATCAGCCCCCACCATAATCATGACATACGCtagatcataaaaaaaaaaacttaaaggagaaagaaaTCCCATCGTTCTGCTTGCAACGCTCAGTATATAACATCCAATATAAAACTGCTGtggagtgtgaatgtgaaagccATAGACTCGACAAAATCTAAATGGTTCATCTTCTGAGAGCATGAACATGCACCTTTTCTATATTAAGAGATTAAGATAGCTTGGgttcaaaatgaatgttttggCCTGACTGTGATGCTCATGGAGAGTCCAAACCGGTCAATCATGAAGCCTTTTAGGGAAATGTGTCCATCAGGtggaatttatttttatttatttatgttcttGCTCACCACTAAGAATAACTTAGTGGGCCCTATTTTTAGGTTTAAGGGTCTGAAATGACAACTAGATACAAGAAGTTCTGGAAGAAGTCCAGAACAGCCGCAGCATGGGCTGCAGTGGCCATGtaaatcctttggggcaactgcaccccATCAAAGTGCACCCACTAACAGTggttttgccactgacaggctcagattgttatttgaagtgacAACATTAGagaaaggattcctacagagagaacacaggagttgctggtctactgctgcctcgatcggcTAGTTTGTTAGCGttatgtgtgactttggtgttttaaatggttcatctggatccagcacaatatttgtgctACTCCCAAAAAAAATCTGGCACGCTATGAATCACTTCAACTCTGCTTTCAATGTTTTATTCCTCAAACCTTCATCAGGTAAAATTTATAGATGATCAAATTTACCTGATGACATTTTGGATTCATTAATTCTATAAATAATAAGGGTCTGAGGAGTGGCCAGTTGGCCAAATTCCCTTTTTAGTTCTTTCACTTGTGTGGAAGTAAAACATTTGGCCTGACAGTGGCGCTGTGACATGACGACTGCATGAGAGGAAAGGTTAGTGAGGTCAGTGGAAGTATTAGCAATGCTCTATTAATATCCACGTCACATTTAATGTCATCTGCCCAGGAATTGTAAAGGGCTGCATGTTGGACGGGCCAGTCCTTCAATATTTGGCCTCTTTATTTGTGGGGCTAAAAACTGTTTGTCAAATTATTATCATAATGAATTATTATGATCATTGAACATGCAGTCATCATTCTCACTACCATTACAAAAAGCAGCGCTAAATGTTTTGAATAATTCTTAAGAATAATGTATGATTTAGATTTCGCACTCCTGTGACATTGTCCGctagcctcaagcagagatgaacAGCGGGCCACAGACCTCAGGTcagctcacttctttctaacttcACACCCCCAAACTTGCAGTCTTCAGACCCAACTGATGCTGACTCGGGTGACATCACACGAGGACAGACTCCACGCGACTCCCTCTGGACACACTAAAGGCTTTACACAACCTTTTTAAACGTACATTTGCATGTACCACTCACACTGTAATGATACGCAGCCGTTTGAAAATTGGCCAAGCGTCCCTTTAAGCTTAACTCTGGCTGGCAagtctttctgtttctgctgcgcCTTGCAGAACGTATTCTCTCTACTACAAAATGAGTTTACAAAGGCGACAGCTTCGATAATGAAATTGAGGATTCATCAGCTACTGTAGTCAACAAAGAGTTTGGCTTCACCCTCTGGGGGAACACTGATGTCTTCACAAACTTCCATGGTGACCCGTGCAGAGGGTTATGATTCTATGATTAAGACAGTTAACATGGAGGCTCCTGAGCCTTTTGCTAAAAGTGAACTCAATAAAATAGACATATTGTTGctttttgaaggaaaaaaaagtattagTACAGTATATGAAATGAGTTTTGCAGCTTGTGGTTGTGGCGGTTCAGTCCGCTGCGGTTGGCTTGTCAATAGAGCGGCATTGCAATATTGCAGTTATTGCGACAGCCCTACTGACTTTTCCTTCTATAGATCCCTGTTGCTAGAATGGTTAAAAACTCTCCATACGCTCACTTAAATTATCCGTTAAATATGATTATTTGCATAGTTTGCATAGAAACGACACTATTCAACACACAGACGTATATGTAAAGCTTGTGGGTTTAATATGGCAATTTTCACCACCAGAGAGAATCAACATAAGGGATTCAATCCAGCTAAGTAAAATATATGCACCACTTATAGATCAGGACACTACAAAATACACCTCTGATTCATTAACCCTCCCCACCCcgcccccccaaaaaaaaaagtgttgatcGTACAGCTTCAGTTAGACGGTGAACACTTTTCATCAGCATTAGTAGTAGAACAGCATCAAAAAAAGAGGCTGGGCAGCAGCACATCAGGCTATCCTTGTTGCATTTGTgaaacacacccacataaaGACACAGCCACCGGCAACACATCTTCAATAGAGACAATTATAGAACACCATTTCTTTGTGGGTACAGTATGTGAATAAAGTCTGGTCATCATACAGGCAGCATGTATGACACACATGGATTATACTACaacacagtatatatacagGAGCAGTGAGCGGATATCTGGCCAATGTAGACTCTCGCTGTGTTTCTCACTCACTGTCTTGCATCCTATTCACAGCTCCGCTTATGTGTTGATGAGTGTGAACAGACTTTTCTTCCGTGCGGAGAGAGCTCGCTGCCATTTTCGGCGCTCCAAAACACATTGCGGCGGTGGTGTCGCTCGATGCTTGCTCCCGTGCCCAGTCGGCGGGCATATGCTTGCGGTCGCTGGAAGAAGCATGTTTGAGGagctgcagcaaaaaaaaagtcctgctcaagttttttttttttttttttttacgcaaaaatgaacacttttccTGACGAGAGTGTAGAGTCTGCAGATGAAGGTCTGAAGAAAGttacaaaaatgtgtttttttttttttttacagttcaaGCAGTAAAGAGGCGTAATGATACCTCCTATTAAAAATATCAGTAGCCCAAAAATAGTGGATAACAGTACTTCACAGAGAAAGAACACAACACAGGTTTGCGGTTGTGAACTGCCACTAGGCACATTTTCAGAggtttggaaaataaaaagacttttaaaagCAGCCTTGAGCAAACAACAATAGGAAATCGGACTTTTCTCGGTATTCTAATGAAGCGGTGTGTACACCTCTGGCAGTGGGACTCTATTCTCTGAAGGAATGTCTCAAGATATGGATCCACGTTATCAACTCGCACCATATGGACGCTTAAAAAAACGGGATCAAATCCCTGGTGGTTGTTGCTAGGATCAAAACAGTCTGGTGATGAGGGGTaaaaactgtacatttacaATGTAGATATACTGTACAACAGCCTTAGATTTGAAAACATACAGCAGATCGAACACGTTTAGTGTAAAAGCATAAGTGAGCAGGACAACATGAAGACTGTCACATGTGCCATTTTGCATCCAGCTGGGTTAAAAAGCTCCCTCCTGCTATCATCAGTGGAAAATACCACACGTCACTATGAAACAAAAATCAGCAGGGAATGCGAGGAAATGGTTCATATTACAGTTTGACTTTCtggttttctttccttttaaataaatcatacaAAAATAGTAGTGTACAGTGTACAATCTGTCACGGTCCCTTTGATTCTCAGTGTCCACAGGTGAGTGTATAACTCACCTATACGCGCACGCACACTGGTTCATAACTAGGTGACGTCTGACTCTTTTCAGATAGTGCTGAGCGCCAAACAGTCCTAAGCTCCTGGCTCCAGTCCACTGGGAGTCGGTCCGTCACTCTCCCTCTGTGGCTCAGCTGCTTCGCGCAAACAGACTGACTGTCCACAGATAATCCGTCTCTCTCCCACAGGTCGCCCTCTCGCTCGTCCCTCATCCCGTCTCTCAGGTTATCTTCGCAGGTCTCCGAGGGAGGTAAATAAACAAGTCCCTACGATCCCTCTTTCCCCTCTGAGCTCTCCGGCGGCGCTGGAGGCTCCTCCGCCGTGGGCGACTGGGCCCCTCCCGGACCATCTGCGCTCAGACccaaaaagacacaaaggaaATAATTGCAAATCTATTGCTGATTAGCACAAATGACTTTGTGACACTTTCTGTCTTTGAGTCATTTTGTGGCCTCTGTTGCACAGCAAGTTTCAAACCCACCAAAAGTAGCACAGCacaaatttctttaaaaatctttACAAGTGTGTTCCTCCAACATATGGGGGCTAGTTTGAGGCTATAGGGGAGGAAATACATGGGAAACCAGTAGGAGCATGCTTACTTTAATTAGTTCAGCACTAGCATACACACAACAGAACAAGAACCAGAATTGATGTTTTGGAGCATGCAAGACAAATGCATCATTATATTTTAGCAGCACGCTCATTTGCTTGCTACCCGTGCAGCCAAAAATACTCAGCCCAGCAGTGGTCTAAAAGTGGCCCGCCTGGTGGCCACACTCGTGCCAATGTCGTGACGAATGACTTCTGGCATGGAATGGGCCAGTTCTACGCTATTCCCAAGTGCCAATCCTCGCCCAAAGCTGGCCCCAGTGCTTCTGACTGCAGGTGATATTCAACCCTAAGTCTTCAAATCTTTGCAATATCTGGCAGCCATTTGTGGACCAGAGCCGGGGCCCGAAGGACCAAATATCACAGCTGAGTGCGCATAACTCCCTGGGTAGTTTGCAGTGCCGGGCCTGAGCTGAGCGATACGTCATCATGTTTGATTAGATCATGTCTCAGTGTCTCATTATCTTTTCTTTGTCTAAAAGGCTTCATAAGGCTTAAAGGCTACTAGAGAATAGAAAGCCTATACAGAATATCCCAACAACCCGTTAAAGTTGGACCAAAATTCATGGCGGGAAACCTTTTACACACTAAAGGACTAAAGATTTCACAACAAATTCAATTCACGCGTTGATTACAGTCGGTACTGTGCTTGATATCGGGATAATGAAAAGGTAAATGTGATGAACTTTACCTTTGAGGTTCAGCTCGGCCAGTTTAAGAGGCAGGTCATCAGGGTTTACGCCCGCCGGAGAGCCCAGGATGTCAGGCAGGGCATTTCTCCTCCCCGAGCGCCCCGAGGAGGCAAAGTCCAACACTGGCTCCACTTCCGTCATCTCAGGACCCCTCTGCGATAAAAGAGGAGACGGAGTGCCATGTTACATTTTTACCTGTGCTTGAAAAGCGTCCCCTGCAATAAGAGCGAAAGAGCGCTCTTTGGTTAGCTTAGCAGCTCTGTAACAGCAAGGACTCTGATTTGTTATATTATGAATGCTCGTACATTGAAgtgatgatatatatatatatatttgatatatttttgtacTGACATGCGATGAAAACATCATTAACTGACCATATTTCAGAGTAAATTAAGTTATCTGTGATGTTAGCTGGATTAGCATTAGCTGTCCAGTTACAGCAGTACTGCTCTGTTTGCTTGGTTTTTCTGTAAGCTAGCTGTGGCTAATAGCTAACagcaaaagaaacaaaggaTGCCCATTTGATATATCATCAAAATTAATGTTCAGTGTCAGCTACAATGTTCTTGTCCCTTTGACCTTTACCGAGCATGAGAAAACCCATGTATAGTGAAGTAATTATAATGTTCACGAAACATTAAGTAATTTCAACataatttcactttttcctGCGTAAAGTTAGCCAAAGTTAGCCGTGATATTAGCTGCATTAACATTAGCTGTCCAGTTACAGTATTACTGCCTTGTTCGCTTGGtttgttagcttgctagctCTTGCTGACTAGTTTGTCGGACATGAAACAGAGTTGTAGTGATGTTGTTGAATATTAAGGATGTGCATTTGAAGTAAAACTCATGATAACACGAGGTTACATACTGGATGCTTTTCTTAGTTCGTCCCAAAAAACGAATGCTGCAGCTACAGCTAGCTAACTGGTCTACTGGACAGTTGAATAGCTGCTAGCGAAGTTACTACTACTATGAGCAGAATGATTGGAATGCTGAATAATTAAgatttttattaatgtttttaagtCTACTCATAACAAATTGAAATTACATGAAGTTCAGGGTCTTATCTCTGTTGCTATTAGTCTGTGTGATTTTGCTTTGCTAGCATGTAGCCTATGGGAAATACCCTTTAATTAAGTTCTACTCCAAGTACATTTCACATGTTCTCATAAgcttattgtttttgttttagatttcaTTTTAATGGCATGTTAATGACATTAATTTAAGAAATGATTGATATGATCCATTTTGAGTTAAACTGAACGCATCAGTGACCATTTACCTTGACATGGTTGAAGCAAGTTGTACCTAATCTGTTTAGCGAGTGAATGTCAAGAGAAGAGATTTATCACTGAGGCGGAGGATGTGTCTGTCTGGTCTCATAGCAACCAGCAGCTGGGGAGCCAGCTCTAGGCTACACTGGTGACAGGCAGAATTACATCCcttgtcacacacatgcacacactcgaGCACAGCGCACACTGAAATACAGCGAGCcactgttgctatggcaacaaTACAGAAAAAGCACCACTGGCAGGTAAACATATGACTCTAATCCATTCTCTCACTATCTCACTTTCTCTTCCCAGTCCCCCCTTCTTTTGTTGTGTTGCCTCGCTTTAAATAGCCATCCCATTCTGTGGAGCAAAATCCTATTTCCCATCGCTTCCTTTTAACAAAGGAATGTCATGTGAGTTAATGCATACTTGCAgctatgaacacacacacacacacacacacacacttgcacacacagaaaatctgGATCTCCAGAAAAAGGGCCACAGGTTGGCCATCTGTTAGCCTCAAGCACTTTTGTAGCTTAGCCACTGAGCTCACATAAGCCATAGTAGTGCATTGTGGcctatttcttttaaataatcCCACGAGCATAAACATATTTCcccacacaaaatcacacattgCTAACTGTGCCCATCACTCTGCACAAACGGGGAGGAATGGCGAATGCAATGTAAACATGGCTTTGTTTAATTAAAGGCGACAGATGTAGCATTTCTGAACGTCAAAATATGATTATCAAATTAACTGTGCTGCCAACAATTACCATAAATGATTgatagcctttttttttttaacagaagaAATGACGTTATTGTTTTGAAATTCATGACAGcacccacagtgtgtgtgtgtgtgtctaccctCCCCCACAGCATCCTTGGCTTTACTGTGCAGGTTTAAACATATGGTCAGATACTAATATTTAACACACTGATGATTTACTACTGTTAAATGTTGCTGCACATTTAGTGCCGTGTTCTGTACAACACCCGTACAATAGTCCGACCAGGGCAATTGCAAGGATTTAAGTGATGAGGTCATAAATCCTCCCCTCCTGATGCACAAACTCCTAACTTACACATAACAGCAGTTGTGAGTCATAATTAGGGGGTCAAACAggccagagagagagcattTTGCGAACCCCCCACCTGTTGGAATACAAGACACAGTTCAAACACATTATGGatcaaatctttattttttttctccacagtgGTTTTCAATTTTCGAAAGACCGCGAGTCCAATTGTGAACTCCCTCCATGTTTCTGGTTCTAAATCCCTTAAACTTCACTTAAAAATAGCCTCAGTGTCCTCTACGACCACTCCAGTTTCAGGGCTTTGAATTGAAGTGCTCTCTAGTGAATCATTCTGTAGTTGCAGGACTGAACTTGGCCTTTCACAGTTGGATCGTACAGTAGGTGTCCTGCGATGCCACGGCGCTGTTGCAGCTTTCCTTCTCTGGCCCCGCATGACAAAGCTGCTCTTTGTCCTGAATCAGAGACCACAGTTCCACTGAAAGTCTGACAATAGGGGACTAATCAGGGCTAAGCGGCAGGCAGGACACCTCCTGCTTCGCTCTATCTGACAGGCTTGTCAAGCTGAAAAACTGATTATCAGTGAAAGCTAGGATTTGTTATCTGTTAATCTGGATCATTAAACCTACTGTAGACTTTCACTGAATATTGACTTTCTGTAATGTCAGATCTATATTACCGTCCTTCTATTTAATATCAGATACTGACCACAGTCGCCCACTGCTGATGTGACAGCTtcttcattgtcatttttttaggGGGGTAAATATGAACAATTGACCATGAGCACAAAACACTGGCTTTCAGTAGCTAAAATCCCAAACTATCAGTGTCAGTAACAGCTTCCACCACCAGTCCAGACCTAATTAGAACATCTCTTTGGTAACTTTCATTAAGCCGTCGGATTAAACACTGAACAGGCAGTGACCCGTCATCTGAACAGGTTTATTTTAGCTGATAATCCAACAACAATTTAGATGGGATTATCTTGTCAAGAAAGTTGACCTAGATACAGTGACGCCCGCACCGGCTCAGTCAGACACAGGAACAAGCTGCAGGTATGTTACACAACAAGGTAGAGTTATGAAAGCCTTTTGATTGGAGAGTTGGCAGAGGTCAAGGATTGTTTACAGAGATGATGTGAAGATGCTGAGTTAACAAAAGGCtatctgtcttcttttctttaaaactgCAAACATGTGACAGCTGTGCAATTAAATCAAAGCTCATTAATACTGCAAATTGCTACCTGGGCTGTTTCCACACACAGTGATCTCCATAATTTAGCACTAAATTATACCGTTTGTACTTGAAACGTCCTCTGTCTTGCAGGGCAACTATGTAAATAACCATGCAGCTAAAATGATCCTTTCATATGTTGTCAGTTGAcatttgcaaacaaaaaaaaaaaagccccttaATGCATCTCTTCTTCGATGTGTTAAACAGAGCAggtctgctgtgtctctgaACCTTAGCACATCGCTTTCAAGTCGAAGGGTAATTTCGACCACAACAGCACGAGGTATTGTCTCCGCTCAAACCTCACAGTGCTCTCAGCATCAGCGAGAGCAGCTCTTTTCAAGAGAAGCCTCGTCGGcttcgagagagagagagagtgcctGCTTTTCTAAAAGGATATCCAAGTCCAAGGACCCTCAGCAAGAAAGCTTGTCTCCATAGATATTTTCACCAGCAGTAAATGGAGGCTTTCAGCACCGCGGACAGAGCAAGGGGAGGTGAGCGAGAGCGACAAAGTTAAAGAGATGCTGGGAGCTCAATAGCATAGACTTTGTGTAAAAATGCCAACACCCCAAGAAGCTCTTTTAACACTGTAGTTTCAACTTTTAGAACTGGTTTCCTCTGTAGAGCAGCAACAATGTGCTTCTATATAAACATCCacgtattttattttttgtcgtAGTAGAAGTTGTACAGTAACTTTCTTTCTGATCAAAGAGGAAGTAAAGAACAGTATAAATGTGACCAGCCAATGCCAACTTTTTTGATT containing:
- the pkib gene encoding cAMP-dependent protein kinase inhibitor beta isoform X1, whose translation is MRMQNAYHINSDTAADCNGRDIFKHLPSCMRGPEMTEVEPVLDFASSGRSGRRNALPDILGSPAGVNPDDLPLKLAELNLKDGPGGAQSPTAEEPPAPPESSEGKEGS
- the pkib gene encoding cAMP-dependent protein kinase inhibitor beta isoform X2; translated protein: MTEVEPVLDFASSGRSGRRNALPDILGSPAGVNPDDLPLKLAELNLKDGPGGAQSPTAEEPPAPPESSEGKEGS